A genome region from Pseudomonas sp. S06B 330 includes the following:
- a CDS encoding cation:proton antiporter — protein MNEQQILLTFGGIGVAALACQWLAWRLKLPAILFLLVSGILAGPILGWLDPQEMFGPLLMPLVSLAVALILFEGSLTLHLSQWREIGTVVHRMVTVGALSTWIIITLATHWLLGFDWLLATLFGTLTLVTGPTVIVPMLRVVRPKSTIANILRWEGIVIDPIGALLAVVVYSFIIASAAGNGLSQSLMTFAGVILCGSAFGAAGGWILGQVMRRQWLPEYLHNLASLAAVLGIFIASNQVTHESGLLAVTLMGMWLANMKGVDVRQILHFKENLSVLLISGLFILLAARLDLNALLGLGPAVLALLLVIQLIARPLNVVLSTWGSNLNWRERALLGWIAPRGIVAAAVSAIFAIRLDEAGHEGALLLVPLTFAVIIGTVVLQSATARPLARLLKVAEPAPSGFLIVGANPPARTIAKALQQLDCRVLLTDSSWENIRAARMEGLPTYFGNPASQHADAHLDLVGLGHLLGLSPAGELNTLACARFRHDFGHARLFVLASGLETQRSDKHRASDEHRGHVLGSQALTYVQLANQLHQGAELYSTNLTETFGWEDYQALHGERATLLFARDGSGWVHVFGPDSALKPGAGWAVVALIQPEQS, from the coding sequence ATGAACGAACAACAGATATTGCTGACCTTTGGTGGCATTGGCGTTGCTGCCCTCGCCTGCCAATGGCTGGCCTGGCGCTTAAAACTACCGGCAATACTCTTTCTCTTGGTCAGCGGCATTCTTGCCGGACCAATTCTTGGCTGGCTGGATCCACAAGAAATGTTCGGCCCGCTGCTGATGCCACTGGTTTCACTGGCGGTGGCACTGATCCTGTTCGAAGGCAGTTTGACCCTTCACTTGTCGCAATGGCGCGAGATCGGCACGGTGGTGCATCGCATGGTTACCGTCGGCGCCCTGTCGACCTGGATCATCATCACCTTGGCCACCCATTGGTTGCTGGGCTTTGACTGGTTGCTGGCGACCCTGTTCGGCACCTTGACCCTGGTCACTGGCCCTACAGTCATCGTGCCGATGTTGCGGGTGGTGCGACCGAAATCGACCATTGCCAATATTCTGCGCTGGGAAGGCATTGTCATCGACCCGATCGGCGCGCTGTTAGCGGTAGTGGTGTACAGCTTCATCATCGCCAGTGCTGCCGGCAATGGCCTGAGTCAAAGCCTGATGACCTTCGCCGGAGTGATTCTGTGCGGTAGCGCATTTGGCGCAGCCGGGGGCTGGATCCTCGGCCAGGTGATGCGCCGACAATGGCTCCCCGAGTACCTGCATAACCTGGCGTCGCTGGCTGCGGTACTGGGCATCTTTATCGCCTCCAACCAGGTGACCCATGAATCAGGTCTACTGGCAGTAACCCTCATGGGTATGTGGCTGGCCAACATGAAAGGCGTAGATGTTCGGCAGATCCTGCACTTCAAGGAGAACCTAAGCGTCCTGCTGATCTCTGGGCTGTTCATCCTCCTGGCAGCACGCCTGGACCTTAACGCCCTGCTCGGCCTTGGCCCGGCGGTGCTGGCATTGCTGCTGGTCATCCAGTTGATCGCCCGCCCACTGAACGTCGTACTGTCTACTTGGGGTTCGAACTTGAACTGGCGCGAACGCGCCCTGCTCGGCTGGATTGCACCGCGAGGGATCGTTGCCGCGGCGGTGTCAGCGATTTTCGCCATTCGCCTGGATGAAGCCGGTCATGAGGGCGCCCTGCTGCTGGTGCCGCTGACCTTTGCCGTGATTATCGGCACTGTCGTGTTGCAAAGTGCCACGGCTCGGCCGCTGGCACGCTTGCTGAAGGTCGCGGAACCTGCGCCTAGCGGCTTTCTGATCGTCGGCGCCAACCCTCCGGCCCGCACCATCGCCAAGGCCTTGCAGCAATTGGACTGCCGGGTTTTGCTCACCGATTCGAGCTGGGAAAACATCCGTGCGGCGCGAATGGAGGGGCTGCCGACTTACTTTGGTAATCCAGCCTCACAGCATGCCGATGCCCATCTGGATCTGGTTGGCCTGGGGCACTTGCTTGGCCTGTCCCCTGCGGGAGAGCTCAATACCCTGGCGTGCGCACGATTTCGTCATGACTTTGGTCATGCGCGTTTGTTCGTACTGGCCAGCGGGTTGGAGACGCAGCGTAGTGACAAGCACCGCGCCAGTGACGAGCATCGGGGGCATGTATTGGGCAGCCAGGCACTGACCTACGTTCAGCTGGCCAATCAGTTACATCAGGGTGCAGAGCTGTACAGCACCAACCTGACTGAGACCTTTGGCTGGGAAGACTATCAAGCACTGCATGGCGAGCGGGCAACCTTGCTGTTTGCCCGTGACGGCAGTGGCTGGGTGCATGTGTTCGGGCCCGATAGTGCGCTCAAACCGGGCGCTGGGTGGGCAGTGGTGGCACTGATTCAGCCGGAACAAAGCTAG
- a CDS encoding acyl-CoA thioesterase, with translation MSPREQEIERRTELSVTRVTKAVFPSTTNHHNTLFGGTALAWMDEVSFIAATRFCRLPLVTVSTDRIDFKHPIAAGSIVELVGRVAAVGNTSLKVEVEVFVESMSCDSREKAIHGLFSFVAIDEDKRPVPVLPGF, from the coding sequence ATGAGCCCCAGAGAGCAGGAAATCGAACGCCGCACCGAACTGTCGGTGACCCGCGTTACCAAGGCGGTGTTTCCGTCCACTACCAATCATCACAACACCTTGTTCGGTGGTACCGCTTTGGCCTGGATGGATGAAGTGTCGTTCATCGCCGCCACGCGCTTTTGCCGGTTGCCGTTGGTGACTGTGTCCACCGACCGGATCGACTTCAAGCACCCGATTGCCGCTGGTTCCATTGTCGAGTTGGTTGGGCGGGTGGCTGCTGTGGGCAATACCAGTCTCAAGGTTGAGGTTGAAGTGTTTGTCGAAAGCATGAGCTGTGACAGTCGCGAGAAGGCCATCCATGGCCTGTTCAGCTTTGTTGCCATCGATGAAGACAAGCGGCCGGTGCCGGTTCTGCCTGGGTTCTGA
- the rplS gene encoding 50S ribosomal protein L19, producing MTNKIIQQIEAEQMSKEIPTFAPGDTIVVQVKVKEGDRSRLQAFEGVVIAKRNRGLNSAFTVRKISNGVGVERTFQTYSPQIDSLAVKRRGDVRKAKLYYLRDLSGKAARIKEKLS from the coding sequence ATGACCAACAAAATCATTCAGCAGATCGAAGCTGAGCAGATGTCCAAAGAGATCCCGACCTTTGCCCCGGGCGACACCATTGTCGTTCAGGTGAAAGTAAAGGAAGGCGATCGTTCGCGTCTGCAGGCTTTCGAAGGCGTTGTCATCGCCAAACGTAACCGTGGTCTGAACAGCGCTTTCACTGTTCGCAAGATCTCCAACGGTGTTGGTGTTGAGCGTACTTTCCAGACCTACAGCCCGCAAATCGACAGCCTGGCCGTGAAACGTCGTGGTGACGTGCGTAAAGCCAAGCTGTACTACCTGCGCGACCTGTCCGGTAAAGCCGCTCGCATCAAGGAAAAACTGTCCTGA
- the trmD gene encoding tRNA (guanosine(37)-N1)-methyltransferase TrmD, with protein sequence MASLRVDVITLFPEMFSAISEYGITSRAVRQGLLQLTCWNPRDYTTDRHHTVDDRPFGGGPGMVMKIKPLEDALVAARQATGEAAKVIYLSPQGRKLNQSAVKDLARHESLILIAGRYEGIDERFIEAHVDEEWSIGDYVLSGGELPAMVLIDAVTRLLPGALGHADSAEEDSFTDGLLDCPHYTRPEVYADQRVPDVLLSGNHAHIRRWRLQQSLGRTYERRADLLESRSLSGEEKKLLTEYLRERDDS encoded by the coding sequence ATGGCCAGCCTGCGCGTAGACGTCATCACGCTGTTCCCCGAGATGTTCTCGGCCATCAGTGAGTACGGCATTACCAGCCGAGCGGTGCGACAGGGGTTGCTGCAACTGACCTGCTGGAACCCGCGGGACTACACCACAGATCGTCACCATACGGTGGATGATCGGCCGTTTGGCGGTGGTCCGGGCATGGTGATGAAGATCAAGCCTCTGGAAGATGCCCTGGTAGCTGCCAGGCAGGCAACCGGAGAGGCGGCGAAGGTGATTTACCTGAGCCCGCAAGGCCGCAAGCTGAATCAGTCGGCGGTCAAAGACCTGGCGAGGCATGAATCGTTGATTCTGATAGCCGGTCGATATGAAGGCATTGACGAGCGCTTTATTGAGGCTCATGTCGATGAAGAGTGGTCGATTGGGGATTATGTCCTGTCCGGTGGTGAGCTACCGGCGATGGTCCTGATTGATGCGGTTACGCGACTGCTGCCCGGAGCTTTAGGGCATGCGGACTCGGCGGAGGAAGACTCCTTCACTGATGGTCTGCTTGATTGCCCGCACTACACCCGACCGGAGGTGTATGCGGATCAGCGTGTTCCCGACGTGTTGCTTAGTGGCAACCATGCACACATCCGGCGATGGCGTTTACAGCAGTCCCTTGGGCGGACCTATGAACGACGCGCCGATCTTCTGGAAAGTCGCTCACTTTCTGGAGAAGAGAAGAAGCTGCTCACGGAGTATCTCCGAGAGCGGGACGATAGTTAA
- the rimM gene encoding ribosome maturation factor RimM (Essential for efficient processing of 16S rRNA), with the protein MNATPESADDLIVVGKIFSVHGVRGEVKVFSFTDPIENLLDYPNWTLRHDGKVKQVELVSGRSTQKDLVAKLKGLDDRDEARLLSGYEICISRSLLPNLSSDEYYWYQLVGLKVINQDEQLFGKIDHLLETGANDVMVVKPCAGSLDDRERLLPYTEQCVLKIDLVAGEMRVEWDADF; encoded by the coding sequence GAACGCGACGCCAGAAAGTGCTGACGATTTGATCGTTGTCGGCAAGATTTTCTCGGTTCACGGCGTTCGCGGCGAGGTGAAGGTTTTTTCCTTTACCGATCCGATTGAAAACCTGTTGGATTACCCTAACTGGACGCTTCGGCACGACGGGAAGGTAAAACAGGTAGAGCTGGTCAGTGGCCGTTCCACTCAAAAGGATCTGGTCGCCAAGCTCAAAGGCCTCGACGATCGTGATGAAGCCCGTCTTCTGAGCGGTTATGAGATTTGTATCTCGCGAAGCCTTCTGCCCAACCTGTCTAGCGACGAGTACTACTGGTACCAGTTGGTAGGCCTGAAAGTCATCAATCAGGACGAACAGCTGTTCGGCAAGATTGATCACCTGTTGGAGACCGGCGCGAACGATGTAATGGTGGTCAAGCCCTGCGCGGGCAGCCTGGATGATCGTGAACGCCTATTGCCCTATACAGAGCAATGCGTGTTGAAGATCGACCTGGTTGCAGGCGAAATGAGGGTGGAATGGGACGCGGACTTCTAA